The Thermodesulfobacteriota bacterium sequence CCGAACAGAACGTCTTCAAGCAGCTCCAGCGCTACGAGCCGCTCGGGCAGTACCTGGAGCGCAGGACCGGCGTCGCCATCCGGTTCCGGATCCTCCCCCGGTATGGGAACATCCTCGAGAGCCTCGCCGACGAGGCAATGGACGGCGCGTTCTGGGGCAGCTTCACCGGCGCCCTCGCCATCCGCAGGGCCGGCATGGAGCCCCTGGCCCGCCCCGTGGACGCCGACGGCTCCTCGTCCTACCGGGGGTACCTGTTCGTGCGCCGCGACGGCGGCCTGGCCTCGGCGGCCGACCTGAAGGGGCGCACCATGGCCTTCGTGGACCGGGCCACCTCGGCCGGGTACCTGTTTCCCGTGGCCTACCTCCGGAAGCACGGCGTGGCGGACCCGGAGCGGCACTTCGGCGAGGCCTTCTTCGCCGGGAGCCACGACGCCGCCATCGCCGCCGTCCTGGACCGCCGCGCCGACGCCGGGTGCGCCAAGAACACGGTCTACGACGCCATGGCTGCCCGGGAGCCCCGGGTGGCCCGGGAGCTCGCCGTCCTGGCGGTCTCCTCCGACTTCCCCTCCAACGCCCTGGGGCTTCGCCGCGAACTTCCCGCCGAAGTGAAGGGTGCGCTCAAGGCGGCCCTTCTCGCCATGGCGTCCGACCCCAAGGGCCGGGCCGTGCTGAAAGCCTTCGGGGCCCGGGAGTTCGTGGAGACCACCGAGGCCGACTACCGGCCGGTGTTCGAGCTGGCCGAGGTGGCCGGCATCGACCTCGACACCTACCAGTACCTCAACGACTGACCCCCCCATGGGCCGCAAGATCCTGCTCTCCTTCCTCGCCCTCCTGGCGGCCGCCGCCCTGGGGGGCCTCCCGGCGGCCGTCTATGTCACCCGGGCCACCGCGGAGCTGGAAGAGCTCCTGGGGATGCACAAGGTCGAGAGCCTGCGCAGCTCCCTGATCATCGAGGTCCAGGGCGTGCAGGCCGACCTTCACGCCCTCCACACCCCCCGCGCCCGCGACCTGGACGCGATGGTAGCCAACGTCCTGCGCCTGGAGCAAACGGCTTCCCAGTGCCGATCGTGCCATCACGAGGCCGAGACCCTGCGCCGGCTCGATGCGATGGAAGGCCTGATCGAGCACTACCAGGAGGCCCTGAGCTACTTCATCACCGCCCGGGCCAACCGGGAGCGCATGCACAACCTCCAGCTCGCCGCGGCAGGCATCGGGGACCAGATCCTCGCGGTGGGCGAAGAGATGGCGCGGGAGGCCAGCCGCCGCCTCGACCAGACGACCCTGGCCGCCACCGAGCGCATCCACCGGGTCAAACCCGTCATCGCCGCCACCGGGGTGGCCGTGCTGCTCCTGGGGCTCCTGGCCGCCCTGCACCTCACCCGGTCCGTCACCCGACCGGTGCGGCGGCTGGTGGAAGCCACGCGGGTGCTGGCCTCGGGCGAGGTCGGACACACCGTCTCGGCGGAGGGCACCCCCGAGTTTGCCGAGCTCGCCGACCACTTCAACGCCATGAGCGCGGCCCTGCGAGACCAGTACGAGCGTCTCCAGGAGGCCAACGTGGAGCTCGAGGCCGAGATCGCCGAGCGCCGCCGCACCGAAGAAGCCCTCCGGCTCGACGAGAGCCGCCTGCGGGCCCTGCTGGACTTGAGCCGCATGGCCAGCGCACCCCCTCGCTGCATCGCCGAGTTCGCGCTGGACCGGGCCCTGGAGCTCACGGGCAGCACCGCCGGCTTCGTGGCCCTGGTGGAGAACGGCGCCCGGCGCTTCACCCCCTGCGCCCACCGCGCCCCGGCCCGGGGCGCCGCCCTGCTCCCGGACCCCTGTCGGGAGGAGCCGACCCGAGACGACGCCCCCTGGTCCGCCGCGGTGCGGTCCCGGGCCCCCACGTTCCGCACCGGGCCGCAGCCGCTGCTGTGCGTACCCCTCCTGGACCAGGACCGGCTGGCAGGGCTCGCCGTCATGGCCGGCAAGGGGGGAGACTACCGGGAGGCGGACGCGCACCACCTGGGGCTGCTCCTCCACGGCCTGTGGCAGCACGTGGGCCGCCGGAAGGCCGAGGAGGAGCTCCTGCGCGCCCAGAAGCTCGAGTCGGTGGGCCTCTTGGCGGGCGGCATCGCCCACGACTTCAACAACCTGCTCACGGGCATCCTGGCCAACGTGTCGCTCGCCCAGGCCGGCCTGCACGACGCCGAGCCGGTGCGCACGCGCCTCCAAGAGGTGGAGAAGGCGTCCCTTCGGGCCCAGGCCCTCACCCAGCAACTCCTGACCTTTTCCAAGGGCGGCGCCCCGGTGCGCAAGGCGGCCCGCCTGGGGGAGCTCGTGCGCGAGGCCGCGGCCTTTGCCCTGAGCGGGGCCAGCGCGCGCTGCGAGTTTGCGCTTCCCGACGACCTGTGGCCCGCGCCGGTGGACGCGGGCCAGATCGGCCAGGTCGTCAGCAACCTGGTGATCAACGCCGCCCAGGCCATGGGCGAGGGCGGCACGGTCACCGTCTCGGGTGAAAACGTGGAAGCCGGCGGCGGCGACCTGCCCGGGGCCGCCGGCCGCTACGTCTGCATCGGCGTTCGAGACGAAGGCTGCGGGATCCCGCCGGCGGATCTGGAGCGGATCTTCGACCCCTACTTCACCACCAAGCCGGGGGGCACCGGCCTGGGCCTCGCCACGGCCTACTCGGTGGTGCGCCGCCACGGCGGGCACCTGACGGTCGCGTCCGAACCCGGCGCCGGGGCGACCTTTCGCGTCTACCTTCCCGCCGCCGGCACCTCGGCGCCCGCCGGCGAGGGAGCCGAGCCGGAACCGGTGCATGCCCCTGCGCCCCCGCCGCCCCCCCACCGCCGGGTGCTCGTGATGGACGACGAAGCCATGATCCGCGATGTGGCCGCAGCCATCCTGCAGCAGGAGGGATTCGCTGTGGAGACAGCCCCATCGGGGGAAGAGGCCGTGGCGGCCTACGCCCGCGCCCGGGACACCGCAGACCCCTTCGCGGCCGTGGTGCTCGACCTTACCGTGCCCGGCAAGATGGGCGGACTCGAGACCCTCGAACGCCTGCGGGAGCTGGATCCGGACGTGCGGGCGGTCGTCTCGAGCGGCTACTCCAACGACCCCGCCATGGCCGAGCACGAGCGCTACGGCTTCCGTGCCCGCGTCCGCAAGCCCTACCGCATGGCCGACCTCCTGGCCGCCCTGGAGGAAGCGCTCCGCCCCGCACCCCCTTCCGCCCCGCCGTCCCCGATCGAAGGCCCGAGAGCCAGGCCGTAACAAGGCCTTCACAATTCACGAAACGCCGATTTTGGGCGACCCGCGACTTCCCGCTGACGCTGGCCCTCTACAGCAATCTGCACTCCACGGAGAATGGTTCGACACCATGTCGCGCCGACCCCATTGACGCGCAGCCCCGGCCCAGTCCAGGACGGACGCC is a genomic window containing:
- a CDS encoding phosphate/phosphite/phosphonate ABC transporter substrate-binding protein — translated: MKYVLAVCWVLAAAAAVGARELHIGLLPEQNVFKQLQRYEPLGQYLERRTGVAIRFRILPRYGNILESLADEAMDGAFWGSFTGALAIRRAGMEPLARPVDADGSSSYRGYLFVRRDGGLASAADLKGRTMAFVDRATSAGYLFPVAYLRKHGVADPERHFGEAFFAGSHDAAIAAVLDRRADAGCAKNTVYDAMAAREPRVARELAVLAVSSDFPSNALGLRRELPAEVKGALKAALLAMASDPKGRAVLKAFGAREFVETTEADYRPVFELAEVAGIDLDTYQYLND
- a CDS encoding ATP-binding protein, with protein sequence MGRKILLSFLALLAAAALGGLPAAVYVTRATAELEELLGMHKVESLRSSLIIEVQGVQADLHALHTPRARDLDAMVANVLRLEQTASQCRSCHHEAETLRRLDAMEGLIEHYQEALSYFITARANRERMHNLQLAAAGIGDQILAVGEEMAREASRRLDQTTLAATERIHRVKPVIAATGVAVLLLGLLAALHLTRSVTRPVRRLVEATRVLASGEVGHTVSAEGTPEFAELADHFNAMSAALRDQYERLQEANVELEAEIAERRRTEEALRLDESRLRALLDLSRMASAPPRCIAEFALDRALELTGSTAGFVALVENGARRFTPCAHRAPARGAALLPDPCREEPTRDDAPWSAAVRSRAPTFRTGPQPLLCVPLLDQDRLAGLAVMAGKGGDYREADAHHLGLLLHGLWQHVGRRKAEEELLRAQKLESVGLLAGGIAHDFNNLLTGILANVSLAQAGLHDAEPVRTRLQEVEKASLRAQALTQQLLTFSKGGAPVRKAARLGELVREAAAFALSGASARCEFALPDDLWPAPVDAGQIGQVVSNLVINAAQAMGEGGTVTVSGENVEAGGGDLPGAAGRYVCIGVRDEGCGIPPADLERIFDPYFTTKPGGTGLGLATAYSVVRRHGGHLTVASEPGAGATFRVYLPAAGTSAPAGEGAEPEPVHAPAPPPPPHRRVLVMDDEAMIRDVAAAILQQEGFAVETAPSGEEAVAAYARARDTADPFAAVVLDLTVPGKMGGLETLERLRELDPDVRAVVSSGYSNDPAMAEHERYGFRARVRKPYRMADLLAALEEALRPAPPSAPPSPIEGPRARP